A genomic window from Lotus japonicus ecotype B-129 chromosome 1, LjGifu_v1.2 includes:
- the LOC130728744 gene encoding heat shock 70 kDa protein 18-like — protein sequence MNMNVTFTSETPALKLTKLLSHAPSLFLLKNHQRYSKVRIRNKRSHFPFQIVSFDSDKRLDVCFCFSVEELSFANYYFLETKYINYIGSSIMKLFVTWDILETIQLMKHKSCTYVLYSTQFSSFDNVSFVRLKESMGKNGEGCAIGIDLGTTYSCVAVWQEQHSRVEIIHNDQGNRITPSFVAFTDQQRLIGDAAKNQAATNPENTIFDAKRLIGRKYSDPIIKNDILLWPFKVIAGVDDKPVIAVKFKGQEKHLSAEEISSMVLTKMREIAEAYLESPVKNAVITVPAYFNDSQRKATVDAGVIAGLNVKQIINEPTAAAIAYGLDKKTNHVGERNIFIFDLGGGTFDVSLVTIKEKVFTVKATDGNTHLGGEDIDNRMVNHFVEEFKMKSKLDISGNAKSLRRLRSACERAKRTLSSMVVTTIEVDALFQGIDFCSSITQAKFEEINMELFEECMETVDKCLVDAKMDKSSVHDVVLVGGSSRIPKVQQLLQEFFNGKDLCKSINPDEAVAYGAAVQAALLSEDIKNVPNLVLFDVTPLSLGIFTAGDVMSVVIPRNTTIPVKMKKQYLTIKDNQFSQLIQVYEGERARAGDNNLLGSFLLRGIPPASRGHPFDVCFAMDENGILTVSAKERTTGNTNEITITNDKGRLSAKEIKRLVQEAESYQAEDQKFLRKANAMNALSKYAYKMKNAMKDTNLSSKILPIDEQKIRAAIVEAENFLDGNQQAEAYVFENCLHKVESIFEPIIIRRKRGRNDEVVVNKFGETCLA from the exons ATGAATATGAATGTTACTTTCACTTCAGAAACTCCTGCTCTCAAACTCACAAAGCTTCTCTCTCACGCTCCCTCCCTCTTTCTCTTGAAGAACCATCAAAGGTACTCAAAGGTACGCATCCGGAACAAAAGATCACATTTTCCCTTCCAAATTGTATCTTTTGATTCGGACAAAAGATTAGatgtatgtttttgtttttctgttgAGGAGTTAAGCTTTGCTAATTACTATTTTCTTgaaacaaaatatattaattacattGGTTCATCTATCATGAAGTTATTTGTCACATGGGATATATTAGAAACTATTCAGCTTATGAAACATAAAAGTTGTACTTATGTTTTGTATTCAACTCAATTCAGTTCTTTTGATAACGTTTCTTTTGTTAGATTGAAAGAAAGCATGGGCAAAAATGGTGAAGGATGTGCCATAGGAATCGACCTTGGCACCACCTACTCGTGTGTTGCAGTTTGGCAGGAGCAACATAGTAGAGTAGAGATCATTCACAATGATCAAGGGAACAGAATTACTCCCTCCTTTGTTGCTTTCACTGATCAACAGAGGTTGATTGGTGATGCTGCTAAGAATCAGGCTGCTACAAACCCTGAGAACACTATCTTTG ATGCTAAGAGGTTAATTGGTAGGAAGTATAGTGATCCCATCATTAAAAATGATATATTGTTATGGCCATTCAAGGTTATTGCGGGTGTTGATGACAAACCCGTGATTGCTGTTAAGTTTAAGGGTCAAGAGAAGCATCTTTCTGCTGAGGAAATATCATCCATGGTTCTCACAAAGATGCGGGAGATTGCAGAGGCATATCTGGAGTCACCTGTTAAGAATGCAGTTATTACTGTGCCTGCTTATTTCAATGACTCTCAGCGCAAAGCCACTGTAGATGCTGGTGTCATTGCTGGTCTCAATGTTAAGCAGATAATCAATGAACCCACTGCGGCTGCAATTGCTTATGGTCTTGACAAAAAAACTAATCATGTGGGAGAGcgaaatattttcatttttgaccTTGGTGGTGGTACTTTTGATGTGTCTCTCGTTACAATTAAAGAAAAGGTCTTCACAGTTAAGGCCACTGATGGAAATACTCACCTTGGAGGAGAGGACATTGATAACAGAATGGTGAACCACTTTGTGGAGGAGTTTAAAATGAAGAGCAAATTGGATATTAGTGGTAATGCAAAATCACTGAGAAGGTTGAGAAGCGCATGTGAGAGGGCTAAAAGGACACTGTCATCAATGGTTGTAACCACCATCGAGGTTGATGCTTTGTTTCAGGGCATTGATTTCTGTTCCTCAATTACTCAGGCAAAATTTGAGGAAATCAACATGGAACTCTTTGAAGAGTGTATGGAGACAGTAGATAAGTGTCTTGTTGATGCTAAGATGGACAAGAGCAGTGTGCATGATGTTGTCCTTGTTGGTGGATCTTCTAGGATTCCTAAAGTGCAACAGCTATTGCAAGAGTTTTTCAATGGAAAGGATTTGTGCAAGAGCATCAACCCTGATGAGGCTGTTGCTTATGGTGCAGCTGTCCAGGCTGCTTTGTTGAGTGAAGACATTAAGAATGTTCCAAACTTGGTGCTCTTTGACGTTACCCCACTGTCTCTTGGTATATTTACAGCAGGAGATGTCATGAGTGTGGTGATTCCTAGGAACACTACAATTCCtgttaaaatgaaaaaacagtACCTTACCATTAAAGATAACCAATTTAGTCAACTGATTCAGGTTTATGAGGGTGAGAGAGCAAGAGCTGGAGATAACAATTTGTTGGGCTCTTTTCTTCTTCGTGGCATACCTCCTGCTTCTCGTGGCCACCCATTTGATGTATGTTTTGCCATGGATGAAAATGGTATACTAACTGTTTCAGCTAAGGAAAGAACCACTGGCAATACAAATGAGATCACCATAACCAATGACAAAGGAAGACTGTCagcaaaagaaattaaaagatTAGTTCAAGAAGCTGAGTCTTACCAggctgaagatcagaagttcctCAGGAAAGCCAATGCGATGAATGCTTTGAGTAAATACGCTTACAAGATGAAGAATGCTATGAAGGATACTAATCTCAGTTCTAAAATTTTACCAATAGATGAGCAGAAAATTAGGGCTGCAATTGTAGAAGCTGAAAATTTTCTTGATGGCAACCAACAAGCAGAAGCCTATGTGTTTGAGAATTGTCTCCACAAGGTGGAAAGCATCTTTGAACCAATTATAATCAGGAGGAAGCGTGGAAGAAATGACGAGGTAGTTGTTAATAAATTTGGAGAAACTTGCTTAGCTTGA
- the LOC130717129 gene encoding uncharacterized protein LOC130717129 — translation MVHFVPFGGYMGTLCIIPRKNEEIAVIDQQFVLNWANVLGAKWLIEDPLQRLYIVDFNMDFTTPTLLQGWGAVVSFYGLDETHWCVLQMVAASHFHMRIFDLLDNEISYDPFRAPVEGSGSVRGEEDEVESVRIDRSEEDALSEALALVPYAPPPSSTDISVEAEQELEMVAHLGGTTVQANEGPPQYRMHLNTTLTPYRAYGSQYNLPRKVAEYVRQNGRQPWVIRGPTGIKKDINILFRPDKTYTKLGKGWRKFCKLHDIQHGQKMSMHFTDGVSRLIDVEIFKLNHEFSIPPVAELSEFGDRDSSPGHNQESFVMDSSSVHRDTPGEDKVQGSKSRKMSCSPLLSNITNIMSVPNDGRSSGMRLDRAINIPGATPNEGYTKSTFCGFHSTSSSNLTHISILQDVHSNGSLKTAEDIIITQQSAAARLRRIQHVKIKRSCLVMDKENFPQRDSNTGTRDSPRLKVKKRNIGKRPNIAQSRASSSKSSVVKTKPGEGVSLCRKLVSEFNAAANSPLNVPNIYDDAELIDEVDLGDASFLCRICHAQMWYEERIDKSKQSNNPEFYRCCMKGKVVLPFISKPPLLLYNLLHGIDSRSKHFKDNIRAYNSMFAFTSIGGKVESSLNNGGGPPQFVLSGQNYHRIGTLLPQAGQSPKFAQLYIYDTQNENSNRMKPFNSMNTAENLDISLVEDLKQMIDENNVLAKSFRKVRDYINEKESSSFALRLFRKRGKDPRTYNLPTSDEIAALIVGDFDTVEVGRDIIVKKDGVLSRIHETHTSFIPLQYPLIFPYGEDGWQEDIPLSGISATTSSRLKPRVTLREFITFRIQERNNEYGNVVLCRRLFQQFVVDCFTMIESQRLSFIRNNQKLIRADFLNGLEEAMSRGETDPSFLGTRIVLPASFIGGKRYMFDCCQDAMAICKRYGYPDLFITVTCNSAWKEIDRFVRPRNVRADERPDVCCRVFKIKLDHLIATLKSGIIFGPLDAGMYTIEFQKRGLPHAHILLWLSKENKLVTTSDIDKCISAEIPDPILYPKLNNVVSTYMLHGPCGSGHYKSPCMTDGKCSKFFPKKFQESTIIDDDGYPVYKRRDTGVYVDKKGIRMDNSFVVPYNPQLLMLYNGHINVEYCNKSNAIKYLFKYVSKGPDRVNVEISNQNKDCTETEVKDEIKQYYDCRYLTPCEAVWRTLKLFIHVKWPSVKKVTFHLPNKQSVCFKDHDDLKRVVDKATEKDTMFIAWMKANCKYGEGKAFTYAEFPSHFVYDEDTHSWHPRKKGTSIGRLQYIPHGVGELYYLRILLTLQKGCTSWESIRTVDDVEYPTFRDACYALGLLADDKEFLDAITEANELASGTQLRKFFVMLLTTNTMSKPEFVWEKSWRILSDSIVYERRKKLRNSDLHINDDDLKNLCLIELEKLLHMNGRSLKDYPCLPFPHLFDDSQFENKFVADELNYDKAEMEDLHKSLLNSLTAEQHKIYKSIMDAVMNRAGGLFFLYGFGGTGKTYLWNTLSAAVRAQGLIVLNVASSGIASLLLPGGRTAHSRFSIPISIKESSTCNVSQGSLKAELLQKTSLIIWDEAPMLNKWCFEALDRTLNDIMKSHQSVDSGMPFGGKVVVLGGDFRQILPVIQKGSRSEIVSATINSSYLWKQCHVLKLTKNMRLISSKCHDEKIEIKRFADWLLDIGDGKVNTIDAEDSTIQIPDDLLILDSDNPIQSLIDFAYPQMLQNLNEKNYKFFEDRAILAPTLESVEIINTEMLGKIPGEIKEYLSCDTTCRSDEDSEVEAEWFTTEFLNNIQCSGIPNHKLSLKVGVPIMLLRNIDQAGGLCNGTRMIVKDMGKNVIVANVVSGKQLGEKVLISRMDLVPTDSGLPFKFVRRQFPIALCFAMTINKSQGQTLSHVGLYLPKPVFTHGQLYVALSRVKSRKGLKILLLDEDGLISKVTKNVVYNEVFQNV, via the exons ATGGTTCACTTTGTTCCATTTGGTGGTTACATGGGTACCCTTTGTATCATACCGCGCAAGAATGAA GAAATTGCTGTGATTGACCAACAATTCGTGCTTAACTGGGCTAATGTTCTTGGGGCCAAATGGTTGATTGAAGACCCTTTGCAGAGGCTTTACATTGTGGACTTTAATATGGATTTTACAACACCAACTCTCCTTCAAGGTTGGGGTGCAGTTGTTTCATTCTATGGCTTGGATGAGACACATTGGTGTGTCCTCCAAATGGTTGCTGCATCTCATTTCCACATGAGGATTTTTGACTTATTGGACAATGAGATTAGCTATGATCCCTTTCGAGCACCTGTAGAAGGTTCTGGGTCTGTCAggggggaagaagatgaagtcgagAGCGTCCGGATAGACCGCTCTGAAGAAGATGCTTTGTCAGAAGCTTTAGCCCTTGTGCCATATGCTCCACCACCCTCTAGCACTGATATTTCTGTTGAGGCCGAGCAAGAGCTTGAAATGGTGGCTCACCTGGGAGGAACAACTGTGCAAGCAAATGAAGGGCCACCTCAGTATCGCATGCACCTCAACACGACTCTGACCCCGTACCGTGCGTACGGAAGTCAGTAT aacTTACCTCGAAAGGTGGCTGAATATGTTCGCCAAAACGGACGTCAGCCCTGGGTCATAAGAGGACCAACTGGAATTAAGAAGGACATCAACATCCTTTTCAGGCCAGATAAAACCTACACTAAACTTGGAAAGGGTTGGAGAAAATTTTGTAAACTTCATGACATTCAGCATGGTCAGAAGATGTCAATGCACTTCACTGATGGTGTATCCAGGTTGATTGATGTGGAGATTTTCAA GTTGAATCATGAATTTTCCATACCACCTGTTGCTGAACTTTCTGAATTTGGAGATA GGGATTCTTCACCTGGGCACAATCAGGAAAGTTTTGTTATGGACTCTTCATCTGTGCATAGGGACACGCCTGGCGAAGATAAGGTCCAAG GTTCAAAGTCTAGGAAGATGAGTTGCAGTCCATTGTTATCAAATATAACAAATATCATGTCAGTTCCAAATGATGGAAGATCCAGTGGGATGCGTTTGGATAGAGCAATCAACATTCCAGGTGCCACTCCTAACGAGGGATATACAAAAAGCACATTTT GCGGGTTTCATTCAACATCTTCTTCCAATTTGACTCACATTTCGATTTTGCAAGATGTCCACTCCAATGGTTCCCTAAAAACTG CTGAAGACATTATTATAACCCAGCAGAGTGCAGCTGCAAGGTTAAGGAGAATACAACATGTCAAAATCAAAAGAAGCTGCTTGGTCATGGACAAAGAAAATTTTCCACAACGTGATTCCAACACAG GAACACGTGATTCCCCCAGACTGAAGGTCAAGAAAAGAAATATTGGTAAAAGACCGAATATAGCACAGTCTAGAGCAAGTTCCTCAAAGAGTTCTGTTGTTAAGACTAAGCCTGGGGAAGGTGTATCTCTGTGTCGGAAACTGGTTTCTGAGTTCAATGCAGCTGCTAATTCTCCACTTAATGTTCCAAACATATACGACGATGCTGAGTTAATAG ACGAGGTAGACCTTGGAGATGCATCTTTTCTGTGCAGAATTTGCCATGCTCAGATGTGGTATGAAGAACGAATAGACAAAAGTAAGCAGTCTAATAATCCCGAATTCTATCGGTGTTGTATGAAAGGAAAGGTGGTCTTACCATTTATATCTAAGCCGCCACTGTTGTTGTATAATTTGCTTCATGGTATAGATTCCCGATCAAAACACTTTAAGGATAATATTAGAGCATATAATAGTATGTTCGCCTTTACTTCAATTGGTGGGAAGGTTGAATCCTCTTTGAACAATGGTGGAGGCCCCCCTCAATTTGTGTTGAGTGGCCAAAATTATCACAGAATTGGTACTCTATTACCTCAAGCCGGTCAATCACCAAAATTTGCCCAACTTTATATCTATGACACACAGAATGAAAATTCCAATAGAATGAAGCCGTTTAA CTCAATGAACACAGCGGAGAATTTGGATATATCATTAGTTGAGGATTTAAAGCAAATGATTGATGAGAACAATGTTTTAGCAAAATCATTTCGCAAAGTGCGAGATTATATCAATGAGAAAGAATCTTCGTCATTTGCTTTGAGACTTTTTCGGAAGCGAGGTAAGGACCCCCGAACATATAACCTTCCTACGTCTGACGAGATTGCAGCACTTATTGTAGGAGATTTTGATACAGTTGAAGTTGGTCGTGATATTATTGTCAAAAAAGATGGTGTCCTTTCTAGGATTCACGAAACTCATACTTCGTTTATTCCTTTACAATATCCTTTGATATTTCCTTATGGCGAAGATGGTTGGCAAGAAGATATTCCTTTATCTGGTATTTCTGCTACTACTAGCTCTCGCTTGAAACCTCGCGTCACATTGAGAGAATTCATAACATTCAGAATTCAAGAAAGGAATAATGAGTATGGGAATGTGGTTTTATGCAGAAGGCTTTTTCAACAATTTGTGGTTGATTGCtttactatgattgaatcaCAAAGGCTTTCATTTATTAGAAATAATCAAAAACTGATTCGAGCAGATTTTCTCAATGGCCTTGAAGAAGCAATGTCTAGAGGAGAAACTGATCCAAGTTTTTTAGGGACGCGTATTGTGCTCCCAGCATCCTTTATTGGTGGAAAACGCTATATGTTTGATTGTTGTCAGGATGCAATGGCTATATGCAAGCGTTATGGTTATCCTGACCTTTTCATTACTGTCACCTGCAATTCTGCATGGAAAGAAATTGATAGATTTGTGCGACCACGAAATGTTCGTGCTGACGAACGTCCTGATGTTTGTTGTCGAGTGTTTAAAATCAAACTTGACCATTTAATAGCAACCTTGAAGAGTGGCATCATCTTCGGACCTTTGGATGCAG GTATGTATACAATTGAATTCCAAAAAAGAGGATTACCCCATGCTCATATTTTGTTATGGCTTTCTAAAGAGAACAAATTAGTAACAACTTCTGACATTGATAAATGCATTTCTGCTGAGATTCCTGACCCAATATTATATCCTAAATTAAACAACGTTGTGTCTACTTACATGTTGCATGGGCCTTGTGGTTCGGGACATTACAAATCTCCTTGCATGACAGATGGAAAGTGCAGTAAATTTTTTCCGAAAAAATTCCAAGAAAGCACTAtaattgatgatgatggttATCCTGTTTATAAAAGAAGAGACACTGGAGTTTATGTGGACAAGAAAGGTATTCGCATGGATAATAGTTTTGTTGTCCCTTATAATCCTCAATTACTCATGTTATACAATGGTCATATCAATGTTGAATATTGCAACAAGTCAAATGCAATCAAATATCTCTTCAAATATGTTAGCAAAGGGCCGGATAGAGTAAATGTTGAGATATCCAATCAGAACAAAGATTGCACGGAGACTGAGGTCAAAGATGAAATTaaacaatattatgattgtaGATACCTTACTCCGTGTGAAGCAGTTTGGAGGacattgaaattatttattcatGTCAAATGGCCTTCGGTTAAAAAAGTGACATTTCATCTTCCAAATAAACAAAGTGTTTGTTTTAAAGATCATGATGATTTAAAGCGCGTGGTAGACAAGGCTACTGAAAAAGACACTATGTTTATAGCTTGGATGAAAGCCAATTGTAAGTATGGTGAAGGAAAAGCGTTTACATATGCAGAGTTCCCATCCCATTTTGTATATGATGAAGACACTCATTCATGGCATCCAAGGAAGAAAGGGACATCTATTGGAAGACTCCAATATATTCCTCATGGAGTTGGTGAACTTTATTACTTGAGAATTTTATTGACTCTACAGAAAGGTTGCACAAGTTGGGAGAGCATTCGCACTGTGGATGATGTTGAATATCCTACATTTCGTGACGCATGTTACGCCTTAGGATTATTAGCTGATGATAAGGAATTCTTAGATGCAATTACGGAAGCAAATGAATTAGCATCAG GTACCCAGCTGCGAAAGTTCTTTGTAATGTTGCTTACAACAAACACAATGAGCAAACCTGAATTTGTGTGGGAAAAGTCTTGGAGAATTTTGTCTGACAGTATAGTTTATGAAAGGAGGAAAAAGCTGCGCAATTCAG ATCTTCATAtaaatgatgatgatttaaagaATCTTTGTTTAATAGAATTGGAGAAACTACTGCATATGAATGGAAGATCTTTAAAAGATTATCCATGCTTACCATTTCCACACTTATTTGATGACTCCCAATTTGAGAACAAATTTGTAGCGGATGAATTGAATTATGATAAAGCTGAAATGGAAGATTTGCACAAATCATTACTCAATTCATTAACTGCTGAACAACATAAGATATACAAATCCATAATGGATGCAGTTATGAATAGAGCTGGAGGTCTCTTTTTcttatatggttttggaggtACTGGTAAGACCTATTTGTGGAATACATTATCAGCTGCTGTTAGGGCACAAGGGTTGATTGTATTAAATGTTGCTTCAAGTGGTATTGCTTCTTTGCTTTTACCTGGTGGCAGAACTGCACATTCTAGGTTTTCTATTCCAATTTCTATAAAAGAGAGTTCAACTTGCAATGTATCACAAGGTTCTTTAAAGGCAGAGTTGTTACAAAAAACAAGTTTGATCATATGGGATGAAGCACCCATGCTCAATAAATGGTGTTTTGAAGCATTGGACCGGACTTTAAATGATATAATGAAGTCGCATCAAAGTGTTGATAGTGGCATGCCTTTTGGGGGTAAAGTGGTGGTTTTGGGTGGAGATTTTAGGCAAATTTTGCCAGTTATTCAGAAAGGAAGTCGTTCTGAAATTGTTAGTGCCACAATCAATTCGTCTTATCTTTGGAAGCAATGTCATGTGCTAAAACTTACCAAAAACATGAGGCTTATTAGCTCAAAATGTCATGATGAAAAGATTGAAATTAAAAGGTTTGCTGACTGGCTATTAGACATTGGTGACGGAAAGGTGAATACAATTGATGCAGAAGATTCTACAATTCAGATTCCAGATGATCTTCTTATTCTTGACTCTGATAATCCAATTCAAAGTTTGATTGACTTTGCTTACCCTCAAATGCTGCAAAATTTGAATGAAAAGAATTACAAATTCTTTGAAGATAGGGCTATTTTGGCTCCTACATTAGAAAGTGTAGAAATTATTAATACTGAAATGCTAGGTAAAATTCCAGGTGAGATTAAAGAATATTTGAGTTGTGATACAACTTGCAGGTCAGATGAAGACTCAGAGGTCGAAGCAGAATGGTTCACAACTGAGTTCCTCAATAATATTCAATGTTCCGGTATACCAAATCAcaaattgagtttgaaagtgGGTGTCCCTATTATGTTGTTGCGCAACATTGACCAAGCAGGTGGACTTTGCAATGGTACTAGAATGATTGTTAAAGATATGGGAAAAAATGTTATTGTTGCCAATGTAGTATCAGGGAAGCAGTTAGGTGAGAAGGTTCTTATATCAAGAATGGATTTAGTACCTACAGACTCTGGTTTACCATTTAAATTTGTCAGGAGACAGTTTCCCATTgctttatgttttgcaatgacgattaataaaagtcaaggtCAGACGCTTTCTCATGTCGGTTTGTATTTGCCTAAGCCAGTATTTACTCATGGACAGTTATATGTTGCCTTATCAAGAGTAAAGTCCAGAAAAGGTCTCAAAATTTTATTGTTAGATGAAGATGGATTAATCTCAAAGGTCACCAAAAATGTGGTATACAATGAAGTTTTTCAAAACGTTTGA
- the LOC130728748 gene encoding uncharacterized protein LOC130728748: MGIPVELTSFVGRSALFKIEVKNFQGQRFDRSRFETSYRVKRVCTDQSIIEQFKTLQLDNSVGASSSRLLLTPQSTLNPEAVKHEELAKDLLEDFAVVSNEKATQTEESLEGPANQPAMSLESPAIDLAGNTQDIISPKRSPSPENDGVLVLTGRKKKVFPKMRK, encoded by the exons ATGGGGATTCCTGTTGAATTAACTAGCTTTGTTGGGAGATCTGCTCTTTTCAAGATTGAGGTTAAAAATTTCCAAGGTCAGAGGTTTGACAGGTCCAGATTTGAGACTTCATATCGTGTAAAGCGTGTCTGCACTGATCAATCGATTATTGAGCAGTTCAAAACATTGCAGTTAGATAACAGT GTTGGTGCCTCTTCAAGTCGTTTGCTGCTCACCCCTCAGTCTACTCTGAATCCAGAAGCTGTGAAGCATGAGGAATTAGCGAAG GATTTGTTGGAAGACTTTGCTGTTGTGTCCAATGAGAAAGCCACCCAAACTGAAGAATCTTTGGAAGGTCCTGCGAATCAACCTGCTATGTCATTGGAATCTCCAGCGATTGATCTAGCTGGAAATACTCAAGACATCATCAGTCCTAAGAGGAGTCCTTCACCTGAGAACGATGGTGTGTTGGTTTTGACGGGCAGGAAGAAGAAGGTGTTTCCAAAGATGAGGAAGTAG